The Vanessa cardui chromosome 9, ilVanCard2.1, whole genome shotgun sequence genome has a window encoding:
- the LOC124532372 gene encoding ribulose-phosphate 3-epimerase — MSRNLKALIGPSILNADLSQLYEESQKLLDNGADYLHLDVMDGHFVPNLTFGHPIVKCLRSKIKDAFFETHMMVSKPEQWIVPMADAGVNQYTFHIEPVNNVEDVCRKIKENGMKVGVAIKPGTDVAEVEKYISISDMVLIMTVEPGFGGQKFMADQMEKVKYLREHYPLLNIEVDGGVGPTTISCCADAGANMIVSGTAVIKAQDQASTIKLMRDTVQQAIGKKI, encoded by the exons ATGAGCCGCAATTTGAAAGCATTAATTGGGCCGAGCATTCTTAATGCTGATTTATCTCAACTATACGAAGAATCTCAAAAGTTACTTGATAACGGCGCCGATTATTTACATTTAGATGTCATGGATGGACACTTTGTACCTAATTTAACATTTGGTCACCCAATAGTTAAGTGTCTTCGAAGCAAAATTAAGGATGCTTTCTTTGAAACTCATATGATGGTGTCTAAGCCTGAGCAG TGGATAGTACCCATGGCTGATGCAGGAGTAAATCAATATACTTTTCATATCGAACCAGTGAATAATGTAGAAGATGTATGCagaaaaataaaggaaaatggAATGaag GTAGGAGTGGCAATAAAACCAGGTACAGATGTAGCAGAAGTAGAAaagtatatatctatatctgaCATGGTGTTAATTATGACAGTAGAGCCTGGTTTTGGAGGGCAGAAATTTATGGCAGATCAAATGGAGAAAGTCAAATACCTAAGAGAACATTATCCACTCCTAAATATTGAAGTTGATGGTGGTGTTGGTCCAACAACTATAAGCTGTTGTGCCGAT gctGGTGCAAATATGATAGTATCTGGTACAGCTGTCATAAAAGCACAGGATCAAGCttcaactattaaattaatgcGAGACACTGTTCAACAAgcaattggaaaaaaaatatga
- the LOC124532574 gene encoding peptidase inhibitor 16-like — translation MVLLTYLFKTWIFIILCFWVFYCDSKNYCGAKFCNNTKEHILCKFQSPGPASACINYKQLFTTGQEKKDLLHKINSRRDKVASGEIRSLPAAENMMKLRWNKDLEISAQRWADQCVKSGLYDGTDSCRDLEFMPVGQNIATIYGEAPGLRATSMIDLWFMELLNMNASILSHYIPSSITGMQHYDYFTQLVWGGTTQVGCGGVKFKEIDMESGSLQNRTVSRLVCNFAPAGNQFDKSVYNFGSPSTRCDFGRNCDSEYTYLCSASRLTSTVNEILNYDDNTKNPQNVVNNVNFDTISNVQDWSKNANINSDIEQTLPTTNVVESIDTQFDFFSDLFDITKPSLLQTERSTTKCKEVLAVDEFIELLKSRINNDHILRDFLQSTTRSNPEPVLSDGTVAAIIKQLYSKKESPTTSKLIESESLNSTLLVDLVEAVIFRHSDKYTSTEDTKLLTPIVSQVRPVKIQAELGEVKSNNEFTGHYFFPEEEDQTEKETADLYDEIIPTSEISLEIEEFKRHRTKDFLEEILESDFITDGTMRDNILSTINNPNDGP, via the exons atggttttattaacctatttatttaaaacatggatttttattatactatgtTTTTGGGTATTCTATTGTGATTCCAAAAATTACTGTGGTGCTAAATTTTGTAACAACACTAAagaacatatattatgtaaatttcag TCACCAGGTCCTGCGAGTgcttgtattaattataaacagttATTCACTACGGGACAAGAGAAAAAAGATTTGTTACACAAAATTAACAGCAGAAGAGATAAAGTTGCGTCAGGAGAAATCCGTTCTTTACCCGCGGCGGAAAATATGATGAAATTG cgATGGAATAAAGATTTGGAGATATCAGCTCAGCGATGGGCTGATCAGTGTGTTAAAAGTGGTTTGTATGATGGAACAGACTCATGTAGAGATTTAG AGTTTATGCCAGTGGGACAAAATATCGCTACAATATACGGCGAGGCTCCGGGATTGAGAGCAACTTCAATGATTGATTTGTGGTTTATGGAGCTACTTAACATGAATGCATCCATTTTATCTCATTACATACC ATCTTCAATCACAGGGATGCAGCATTATGATTACTTCACACAACTTGTGTGGGGCGGCACTACCCAAGTGGGCTGTGGTGgagttaaatttaaa GAAATAGATATGGAGTCTGGCTCTTTGCAGAATAGGACAGTTAGTAGGTTGGTATGTAATTTTGCACCAGCTGGCAACCAATTCGATAAATCTGTATATAATTTTGGCTCACCGAGCACTCGATGTGATTTTGGACGCAATTGTGACTCCGAATATACATATCTATGTT CAGCTTCAAGACTGACTTCTActgttaatgaaatattaaattatgatgataatactaaaaatccacaaaatgtagtaaataatgtaaattttgaTACAATTAGCAATGTACAAGACTGGTCTAAAAATGCTAATATTAATTCAGATATTGAACAAACATTGCCTACAACGAATGTAGTCGAAAGTATCGATACGCAGTTTGATTTCTTTTCTGATCTATTTGATATAACTAAGCCATCGCTGTTGCAAACGGAACGAAGTACTACCAAATGTAAAGAAGTTTTGGCAGTAGAcgaatttattgaattattaaaaagtagaaTCAATAACGATCATATCTTGAGAGATTTTTTGCAATCAACAACTAGATCAAACCCTGAGCCTGTTCTCTCAGATGGAACTGTAGCAGCTATAATAAAACAGTTATATAGCAAAAAAGAATCACCTACAACAAGTAAACTAATTGAGAGTGAAAGTTTAAATTCAACACTTTTGGTTGATTTAGTAGAAGCTGTCATATTTCGACACAGtg acaAATATACAAGTACCGAGGACACCAAACTACTCACTCCAATTGTTTCTCAAGTAAGACCTGTCAAAATACAAGCAGAACTCGGAGAAGTTAAATCCAATAATGAGTTTACAGGACACTATTTTTTTCCTGAAGAAGAAGATCAAACAGAAAAAGAAACAGCTGACTTATATGACGAAATCATTCCAACGTCCGAAATATCATTAGAAATCGAAGAATTCAAAAGACACCGTACGAAAGATTTCTTAGAAGAAATTCTTGAATCGGACTTTATTACAGATGGCACTATGAgggataatattttatcaactatAAATAATCCAAATG
- the LOC124532371 gene encoding putative methyltransferase C9orf114, translating into MSLPIESIKPAGKSWREINQERKALKRQRNEEKIVKREKRLAIEKEAELQSKEEIKREKQNAEISTVSIAVPGSILENAQSAELRTYLAGQIARAACVFCVDEIIVYDDVGDKLDTKKSKLEDIDGVKIARKSCVQLARILQYLECPQYLRKHFFPIHKDLEFAGLLNPLDAPHHLRMSNDFKFREGITMNKKVKPGKGSQVNVGLLQDVSTDKLLNPGIRVTVKMLPTSEGSKKMKGKIVSLTSPRAETGVYWGYTVRIANSLSQVFTLCPHKDGYDLTIGTSDKGTPIDDLPANEVKYNHALIVFGGLHGIEAALESDEQLQVEETSLLFNHYVNVLPNQGSRTIRTEEAILIAMSSLRTKLKPIHEPMIFKESGIAVSSTFPKNENFSDGNKLELSRFD; encoded by the exons ATGTCTCTACCTATAGAATCAATAAAACCAGCTGGTAAAAGTTGGCGGGAAATAAATCAAGAGCGAAAAGCTCTAAAGCGTCAAAGAAATGAGGAAAAAATTGTGAAAAGAGAGAAGCGGTTAGCTATTGAGAAAGAGGCTGAATTACAAAGTAAAGAggaaataaaaagagaaaagCAAAATGCTGAAATTTCTACCGTCAGCATAGCAGTGCCAGGATCTATATTAGAAAATGCTCAATCGGCGGAATTACGAACATATTTGGCGGGTCAGATTGCACGAGCTGCTTGTGTTTTCTGTGTAGATGAAATTATAGTATACGACGATGTTGGAGATAAGTTAGATACAAAAAAGTCAAAATTAGAAGATATTGATGGAGTCAAAATTGCACGAAAGAGTTGCGTACAATTAGCAaggatattacaatatttagaaTGTCCtcaatatttaagaaaacaCTTCTTTCCAATTCATAAAGATTTAGAATTTGCAGGCCTACTTAATCCATTAGATGCTCCGCATCATTTACGCATGTCAAATGACTTTAAATTtag gGAAGGGataacaatgaataaaaaagtaaaacctGGGAAAGGTTCCCAAGTCAATGTGGGATTATTACAAGATGTTTCTACAGACAAGTTATTAAATCCTGGTATTAGAGTTACAGTAAAAATGCTACCAACTTCAGAAGGAAGTAAGAAAATGAAGGGGAAAATTGTTAGTTTAACATCACCAAGAGCAGAAACTGGTGTGTACTGGGGGTACACAGTAAGAATAGCTAATAGCCTCAGCCAAGTCTTTACACTTTGCCCCCATAAAGATGG GTATGATTTAACTATAGGAACATCCGATAAAGGTACACCTATAGATGATTTACCAGCAAATGAAGTCAAATACAATCATGCTTTAATTGTGTTTGGAGGTTTGCATGGTATAGAAGCAGCTCTTGAGAGTGATGAGCAATTACAAGTTGAAGAAACTAGCTTGCTATTTAATCATTATGTCAATGTACTGCCCAATCAGGGTTCAAGAACAATTCGAACAGAAGAAGCTATACTCATAGCCATGTCCAGCCTTAGAACAAAATTGAAACCTATACATGAGCCAATGATCTTCAAGGAGAGTGGGATAGCTGTTAGCTCTACATTCCCAAAAAATGAGAATTTTAGTGATGGGAACAAATTAGAATTAAGCAGATTTGACTAA
- the LOC124532374 gene encoding bifunctional purine biosynthesis protein ATIC: protein MAVNGKLALLSVSDKTGLIPLAKCLSEIGLGLVGSGGTASALRNAGFKVQDVSDITGAPEMLGGRVKSLHPAVHAGILSRLTESDQADMKRQKFDMISVVVCNLYPFVETVSKADVTIADAVENIDIGGVTLLRAAAKNHDRVTVICDPTDYDKVIKELKDSNDHQTSLETRQKLALKAFTHTSQYDVHISDYFRKQYSAGQSQLTLRYGMNPHQKPAQVFTTHDHLPLTTLNGSPGFINLCDALNAWQLVLELKEALGLPAATSFKHVSPAGAAVGLPLTKEEAAVCMVADLLPQLSPLACAYARARGADRMSSFGDFIAISDECDEITARIISREVSDGIVAPGYTPAALAVLKKKKGGNYCVLQMDPNYRPDLIEQKTIFGLTLEQRRNDAKITSELFKNIVTTNKDLPPSAVRDLIIATIALKYTQSNSVCYARDGQVIGIGAGQQSRIHCTRLAGGKAALWWTRAHPRVLAAAARVRSGLSRAVLSNAIDNYVNGTIGTDLPLDQWKSLFEGEPPALLTAEERDEWVKKLDKVALASDAFFPFRDNIDRAVQCGVEYIGSPSGSNNDKEVIDACNEHKIVLAHTNLRLFHH, encoded by the exons ATGGCGGTCAATGGAAAATTAG ctcTCCTCAGTGTATCAGATAAAACAGGCTTGATACCTTTGGCGAAATGTCTCTCCGAAATCGGCCTTGGTTTAGTTGGCAGTGGAGGTACAGCTTCAGCTCTTCGCAATGCTGGTTTTAAAGTTCAAGATGTGTCCGATATCACTGGAGCTCCAGAAATGCTCGGAGGACGTGTCAAGTCTCTTCACCCAGCTGTTCATGCTGGAATATTATCAAG GCTTACAGAATCCGATCAGGCTGATATGAAGCGTCAAAAGTTTGACATGATAAGCGTAGTTGTCTGCAACCTCTACCCGTTTGTTGAGACTGTATCAAAGGCTGACGTCACTATCGCTGATGCTGTAGAGAACATCGACATTGGAGGTGTAACATTACTCAGAGCAGCTGCCAAGAACCACGACAGAGTAACTGTCATTTGTGATCCCACAGATTACGACAAAGTCATTAAGGAATTAAAGGATAGCAATGATCATCAAACTTCATTGGAGACAAg ACAAAAATTGGCCTTAAAAGCTTTCACGCATACTTCCCAGTATGATGTTCATATTTCTGACTACTTCCGAAAACAATATTCAGCGGGCCAATCACAGCTGACTTTGAGATAtg gtaTGAACCCACATCAAAAGCCTGCCCAAGTTTTCACAACCCACGATCACTTGCCGCTGACCACATTGAATGGATCTCCTGGTTTCATCAATCTTTGCGACGCTCTAAACGCATGGCAATTGGTCCTTGAATTAAAAGAGGCCTTAGGTCTTCCAGCGGCCACCAGCTTCAAACACGTTTCACCCGCTGGAGCGGCTGTCGGTCTTCCTTTGACGAAAGAAGAG GCGGCAGTATGCATGGTGGCAGATCTCCTGCCTCAGCTCAGTCCGCTGGCGTGCGCCTACGCACGCGCGCGAGGCGCAGACCGAATGAGCTCCTTCGGGGACTTCATCGCCATCTCCGACGAGTGCGACGAGATCACCGCCAGGATCATTTCCCGGGAGGTGTCCGACGGAATCGTGGCGCCCGGGTACACCCCCGCCGCGCTAGCGGTGCTCAAAAAGAAAAAGGGTGGCAACTACTGTGTGCTACAG atGGATCCCAATTATAGACCGGACTTGATTGAGCAGAAGACGATTTTCGGTCTCACCCTCGAACAGAGACGCAACGACGCGAAGATCACATCGGAACTATTCAAAAACATCGTCACCACCAACAAAGATCTGCCCCCGAGTGCCGTGAGGGATCTCATCATCGCAACGATCGCTCTTAAATATACACAGAGTAATTCCGTTTGCTACGCGAGGGATGGGCAG GTGATCGGCATCGGCGCGGGGCAGCAGTCGCGCATCCACTGCACGCGGCTGGCGGGCGGCAAGGCGGCGCTGTGGTGGACGCGCGCGCACCCGCGCGTGCtggccgccgccgcgcgcgtgCGCAGCGGCCTCTCGCGCGCCGTGCTGTCCAACGCCATCGACAACTACGTCAACGGCACCATCG GAACGGATCTGCCCCTAGATCAGTGGAAAAGTTTGTTTGAAGGGGAACCGCCCGCACTTCTGACGGCCGAAGAGAGAGACGAGTGGGTCAAGAAATTGGACAAAGTGGCACTCGCGTCAGATGCGTTTTTCCCCTTCAGAGATAATATCGACAGAGCTGTTCAG tGTGGTGTGGAATACATCGGAAGTCCGTCGGGATCGAACAATGACAAGGAAGTAATTGATGCTTGCAATGAACACAAAATTGTACTTGCTCATACAAACCTCAGACTTTTCCATCATTAA